One Qiania dongpingensis genomic window carries:
- a CDS encoding peptidylprolyl isomerase, giving the protein MKLAWKRGTALLLVLVMIWGLCGCQKGKSIRFTTGLGDKELFKIGDEVCTRQEAMVFVLSQKKNYERSYGKEIWDVKIYGEPFSAYMRDNLQDFLAKMKCMVLMADKYKVELNDEEKLRIEQAAETYFEGLPENVIQASGIGEPDVKTVFHDYYVSNKLMKQLTADVSTEISEDEARVITVQQIFLSTEDLSAEEKEEKRKTAQKVKEQADAGADFAVLGKNNNESESFELQIARGDTEMQFENAAYALSTGQISEVVETAYGFHVIKCINNYDEQETAKHKTELARKCKEDRFYEYYDAFVKTIVAEYNEKAWKAIDYGQEFGEPQTDFYEVYDQYFGAEIY; this is encoded by the coding sequence GTGAAATTGGCATGGAAAAGGGGAACGGCCCTCTTGCTGGTTCTGGTGATGATATGGGGCCTGTGCGGCTGCCAAAAAGGAAAAAGCATCCGCTTTACTACCGGGCTCGGGGACAAGGAACTTTTTAAAATAGGGGATGAGGTGTGTACCAGGCAGGAGGCCATGGTATTTGTCCTGAGCCAGAAGAAGAATTATGAGCGTTCTTACGGCAAGGAAATCTGGGATGTGAAGATCTATGGCGAACCCTTTTCCGCATATATGCGGGACAACCTTCAGGATTTTCTGGCGAAGATGAAATGTATGGTGCTGATGGCCGATAAATATAAAGTGGAGCTGAACGATGAAGAGAAGCTGCGGATTGAACAGGCGGCAGAAACGTATTTCGAAGGACTTCCGGAGAATGTGATACAGGCTTCTGGGATTGGGGAGCCAGATGTGAAAACGGTGTTTCATGATTATTATGTATCCAATAAGCTGATGAAGCAGCTGACGGCGGACGTCTCCACGGAGATCAGCGAAGATGAAGCGCGGGTGATCACGGTTCAGCAGATTTTTCTGAGTACGGAGGACTTAAGCGCCGAGGAAAAAGAAGAAAAGAGAAAAACGGCGCAGAAGGTCAAAGAGCAGGCCGACGCGGGAGCGGACTTTGCCGTGCTGGGGAAGAACAACAATGAATCCGAGAGCTTTGAACTCCAGATTGCCAGGGGCGATACGGAAATGCAGTTCGAAAATGCGGCATATGCGCTGAGTACCGGGCAGATCAGCGAGGTTGTGGAGACTGCCTATGGCTTTCATGTTATTAAATGTATCAACAACTATGATGAGCAGGAGACGGCAAAGCATAAGACAGAGCTGGCCAGAAAATGCAAAGAGGACCGGTTCTATGAGTATTATGACGCTTTTGTAAAGACCATAGTGGCAGAGTACAATGAAAAAGCCTGGAAGGCCATTGACTACGGCCAGGAGTTTGGAGAGCCGCAGACAGATTTCTACGAGGTGTATGACCAGTATTTCGGAGCGGAAATATATTAG
- a CDS encoding AAA family ATPase, translated as MKPEYLELCAWGPYKGRESIDFNRMGRSGLFLITGATGAGKTTVFDAVCFALYGCVSGGLRGLDSLRSGFADKNSRTYVKLIFSHKGKRYLVERSPRYDRPKLRGNGVTTESEKGTLSFMDGSSETLLAEGASAVTEQITELLGLRFSQFKQLSMLAQGEFSQFLTASSKERTQIFRNIFETRIYDSIQKYLSGRAKALSREIQECRLREEEAAARIRTEDEGFIKLLQAEKKDYERISHCLKEELEELERQKHKTAELAEKMGREREKCLSRLENAQERKNKEEEAGRLKKTIEILEEEAGRAGEKRSQIEKSRRALEIRPFNERLLSEKDRLNSTRKEIEKERQILTRRQETFLEALQKKKRLRDRLEEIRDIRKKQLIGILAEGLEEGMPCPVCGSERHPSPAYWKEQKDSGFTDADLKAMEKQAQTAESEEEEAHEAAALSKGTLERLEKQASDDEKEIFRLERIWKEKLEDAGFLGEEDYRASFLSRAEIERQEREIRKKEDELREKKTLFRRLRQEIDTGEKEDDSVLQEKSEKIQGEYDRLTREKEAIAVRLEAGKNSAEVLCAQRKKERGLLEAYGIAGDVERAVSGYNKKHLVFEQYVLSVYFEEILEAANKRFGRMSDGRYGFKRAEEAKDGRTKEGMELLVLDAYTGKARSVKTLSGGESFKAALSLALGMADVIQAYAGGIQVETLFIDEGFGSLDSESLDQAVNVLRSLAGGNRLVGIVSHVEELKERLERRIIIEKSNTGSTIRTSVI; from the coding sequence ATGAAACCGGAATATCTGGAGCTCTGTGCCTGGGGGCCATATAAGGGCAGGGAATCCATAGATTTTAACCGTATGGGTCGGAGCGGCCTGTTTTTGATAACTGGAGCGACGGGGGCGGGAAAGACCACCGTATTTGACGCGGTCTGTTTCGCTCTTTACGGATGCGTGAGCGGCGGCCTCAGAGGCCTGGACAGTTTACGGAGCGGATTTGCGGATAAGAATTCCAGGACATATGTAAAGCTTATATTCAGCCACAAAGGGAAACGGTATCTGGTGGAACGCAGTCCCAGATATGACAGGCCGAAGCTGCGGGGAAATGGCGTTACCACAGAATCAGAGAAAGGAACGCTTTCCTTCATGGATGGTTCGTCTGAAACCCTTCTGGCAGAGGGAGCGTCTGCCGTAACGGAGCAGATCACGGAGCTTCTCGGACTTCGCTTTTCCCAGTTCAAGCAGCTTTCCATGCTGGCCCAGGGAGAGTTCAGCCAGTTTCTGACGGCTTCCTCCAAAGAGAGAACGCAGATATTCCGGAATATTTTTGAGACAAGAATCTATGATTCCATACAAAAATATCTGAGCGGACGGGCCAAAGCACTCAGCCGGGAAATCCAGGAATGCCGCCTGAGGGAAGAAGAGGCTGCCGCCAGGATACGGACGGAGGATGAAGGATTTATAAAACTGCTTCAGGCCGAAAAGAAGGACTACGAGAGGATATCCCACTGCCTTAAGGAAGAGTTGGAAGAGCTGGAGAGACAAAAGCATAAGACGGCTGAACTGGCAGAAAAAATGGGCAGAGAACGGGAAAAATGTCTTTCCCGTCTGGAGAACGCCCAAGAACGGAAAAACAAGGAAGAGGAAGCCGGACGGTTAAAAAAGACCATAGAGATTTTGGAAGAGGAGGCCGGACGCGCAGGGGAAAAGAGATCACAGATAGAAAAAAGCAGGAGAGCTCTGGAAATACGTCCGTTCAATGAAAGACTTCTGTCGGAAAAGGACCGCCTGAATTCCACTCGGAAGGAGATAGAAAAGGAGAGGCAAATACTGACCAGGAGACAGGAAACGTTTCTAGAAGCGCTTCAGAAAAAGAAACGTTTGAGGGACCGTCTGGAAGAAATAAGGGATATTCGGAAGAAACAGCTGATAGGGATTCTGGCAGAGGGGCTGGAGGAAGGGATGCCATGCCCGGTGTGCGGTTCTGAACGCCATCCGTCTCCGGCGTATTGGAAGGAACAAAAGGATTCCGGATTCACGGATGCGGATTTAAAAGCCATGGAGAAGCAGGCGCAGACGGCGGAATCAGAAGAGGAAGAGGCTCATGAGGCCGCTGCCTTGTCAAAGGGTACCCTGGAACGGCTGGAGAAACAGGCCTCGGACGATGAGAAAGAAATCTTCCGGCTGGAGCGGATATGGAAAGAGAAGCTTGAAGACGCGGGATTTTTGGGCGAGGAAGATTACCGGGCCTCTTTTTTGAGCAGAGCAGAAATAGAGAGGCAGGAAAGAGAAATACGAAAAAAAGAGGATGAGCTTCGGGAGAAAAAAACACTTTTCAGACGGCTGCGCCAGGAGATTGATACAGGGGAGAAAGAGGATGACAGCGTCCTGCAGGAGAAATCAGAAAAAATCCAAGGGGAATATGACCGCCTGACGAGAGAAAAGGAAGCCATAGCCGTCCGTCTGGAGGCTGGAAAAAACAGCGCTGAGGTCCTGTGCGCACAGCGGAAGAAGGAGCGGGGCCTTTTGGAGGCCTATGGAATCGCAGGAGACGTGGAGCGAGCTGTATCCGGCTATAATAAAAAACATTTGGTCTTCGAACAATATGTGCTGTCGGTCTATTTCGAAGAGATCCTAGAGGCGGCCAACAAAAGATTCGGCAGGATGAGCGACGGAAGGTACGGCTTTAAACGGGCCGAGGAAGCAAAAGACGGGAGGACGAAAGAGGGGATGGAGCTTCTTGTATTGGATGCTTATACGGGAAAGGCCCGCTCCGTAAAAACACTGTCCGGAGGAGAATCTTTTAAAGCAGCGCTGTCTCTGGCTCTGGGAATGGCAGACGTCATACAGGCATATGCCGGAGGAATCCAGGTGGAGACTCTGTTTATCGATGAGGGGTTCGGTTCTTTGGACAGCGAATCTCTGGATCAGGCGGTGAATGTGCTTCGTTCTCTGGCTGGAGGAAACCGCCTTGTGGGTATCGTATCCCATGTGGAGGAATTAAAGGAGCGGCTGGAGCGCAGGATTATCATAGAAAAGTCGAATACAGGTAGCACAATACGCACTTCTGTGATATGA
- a CDS encoding HAD family hydrolase, whose protein sequence is MIKLIVTDIDGTLVEDGANTLPEGMMETIEALIDRGIVFVAASGRSLVSLERLFEPIKEKIYYAACNGTLVGPYRNLMFTENLEKDLLKELLQDAREYEDAVAFLTGAGIMYSDTQDEELLQWLTEGYREDITRVPDIAQMPDDFVKLSIYDRNRRSGETFRPFFEKWDGMVSMATAGAMWLDVYKIGVNKGTAVKKLQELLGISREETLAFGDQQNDIEMLGKAYHSYAIGNALPEVKAAARYVADSNVNGGALKVFRSLL, encoded by the coding sequence ATGATTAAACTGATTGTGACGGACATCGACGGAACACTGGTTGAGGACGGGGCCAATACACTTCCGGAAGGAATGATGGAGACCATTGAAGCGCTGATAGATCGGGGAATCGTTTTTGTGGCGGCCAGCGGGCGTTCCCTGGTGAGCCTGGAGCGGCTTTTTGAGCCAATCAAAGAAAAAATCTATTATGCTGCGTGCAACGGGACGCTGGTCGGACCGTATCGGAATTTAATGTTCACGGAAAATTTGGAAAAGGATCTTTTAAAGGAGCTGCTCCAGGATGCGAGAGAATATGAGGATGCGGTCGCTTTTCTGACCGGCGCTGGCATTATGTATTCGGATACACAGGATGAAGAGCTGCTGCAATGGCTGACAGAAGGTTACCGGGAGGATATCACCCGCGTTCCAGATATTGCACAAATGCCGGATGATTTTGTGAAACTCAGTATCTATGACCGGAACAGGCGCTCCGGCGAGACCTTCCGTCCCTTTTTTGAAAAATGGGACGGCATGGTATCCATGGCTACGGCAGGGGCCATGTGGCTGGATGTCTATAAGATTGGAGTCAATAAGGGGACTGCCGTGAAAAAGCTGCAGGAGCTTCTTGGCATATCGAGAGAGGAGACGCTGGCTTTCGGAGACCAGCAGAATGATATCGAAATGCTGGGAAAAGCATATCACAGCTACGCCATAGGGAACGCCCTTCCCGAGGTAAAAGCGGCGGCGCGGTATGTGGCCGACAGCAATGTGAACGGAGGAGCGCTGAAGGTATTCCGTTCTCTGCTGTAG
- a CDS encoding chorion class high-cysteine HCB protein 13: protein MSDLAATNCGCGTNCGNGSCGNNILFLLLILCMCGGGNGSCGDGCGTGIGNFGGDSCGCLIWILLLSCICGGGF, encoded by the coding sequence ATGAGTGATTTGGCTGCAACAAACTGTGGATGCGGAACTAACTGTGGAAATGGTTCTTGTGGAAACAACATTTTATTCCTGTTACTGATCCTGTGCATGTGCGGTGGCGGAAACGGCTCCTGCGGCGATGGCTGCGGCACCGGTATTGGAAACTTCGGCGGCGACAGCTGCGGATGCCTGATCTGGATCCTTCTTCTGTCCTGTATTTGCGGCGGCGGATTCTAA
- a CDS encoding Maf family protein, producing MGKLILASASPRRKELLSLTGLPFIVIPGNGEEVIRTSDPAEAVEALSMEKAEAVCGRADEEDVIIGADTVVALDSRILGKPANEEEAFSMLKRLQGREHAVYTGVTVLKKGKPLERVTFSEKTMVHVLPMTDEEILDYIATGEPMDKAGAYGIQGRFAVYVRGIEGDYQNVVGLPVSRLYGFLRKYKENLND from the coding sequence ATGGGAAAACTGATACTGGCGTCTGCGTCTCCCAGGAGAAAGGAGCTCCTCTCGCTCACCGGGCTTCCTTTTATTGTAATTCCGGGGAATGGGGAGGAAGTCATCCGTACCAGCGACCCGGCAGAAGCGGTGGAGGCTCTTTCCATGGAAAAAGCTGAGGCAGTTTGTGGCAGGGCCGACGAAGAGGATGTGATAATCGGCGCTGATACGGTGGTCGCCCTGGATTCCCGAATTTTGGGTAAGCCTGCCAATGAAGAAGAGGCCTTTTCCATGCTCAAGAGGCTGCAGGGCAGGGAGCACGCGGTATATACCGGGGTCACGGTCCTTAAAAAGGGGAAACCATTGGAAAGAGTGACTTTTTCTGAAAAGACAATGGTCCACGTACTTCCGATGACGGACGAGGAGATTTTAGACTATATAGCAACGGGAGAACCCATGGATAAAGCGGGGGCCTATGGCATCCAGGGGAGATTTGCCGTGTATGTGCGGGGAATCGAGGGAGATTATCAGAACGTGGTAGGGCTTCCGGTATCAAGACTGTATGGATTTTTGCGGAAATACAAGGAGAATCTGAATGATTAA
- a CDS encoding TIGR04100 family radical SAM protein — protein sequence MSMTILYEVHGNLYVNLTNKCSCACTFCLRQTRDHMENSDVLWLEREPSVEEAKAEFEKFDMEKYSEVVFCGFGEPTMRLDAMLDIAAFVKEKYGKPTRVNTNGLADLFYGEPTAHKLKGLIDTVSISLNTPNKERYYELTRSRFGIGSFDAMLAYAADCTKYVPHVVMTTVDTTLTKEEEEACRKICRDLGVTYRIRPWED from the coding sequence ATGAGCATGACCATTTTATACGAAGTACATGGCAATCTTTATGTGAACCTGACCAACAAGTGCTCCTGCGCCTGTACCTTCTGTCTGCGGCAGACGAGAGACCATATGGAGAACTCCGATGTGCTCTGGCTGGAACGAGAGCCTTCCGTGGAAGAAGCAAAGGCGGAATTTGAAAAGTTTGATATGGAAAAATACAGCGAGGTAGTATTCTGCGGATTTGGGGAACCTACCATGAGGCTGGACGCCATGCTGGACATTGCGGCCTTTGTGAAAGAAAAATATGGAAAGCCCACCAGGGTCAACACCAATGGACTGGCGGATCTGTTTTACGGAGAACCGACGGCTCATAAGCTCAAGGGGCTGATCGATACGGTGTCCATCAGTCTGAATACACCGAATAAGGAGCGTTATTACGAATTGACCAGAAGCAGGTTCGGAATCGGTTCCTTTGACGCCATGTTGGCTTATGCGGCGGACTGTACGAAATATGTGCCCCATGTGGTCATGACTACGGTGGACACTACCCTTACCAAAGAAGAAGAAGAGGCCTGCAGAAAAATCTGCCGGGATTTGGGCGTGACTTATCGGATACGTCCCTGGGAGGATTGA
- a CDS encoding pyridoxamine kinase translates to MESKHNNQKKIAVINDMSGFGRCSIAVAMPIISVMKIQCCPVPTSIFSNHTGFPEYFFEDYTEKMPEYIANWKKLGLEFEGISSGFLGSKAQIDIVRKFIRDFRTERTTVIIDPVMGDYGKPYPTYTDEMCQEMKRLVEYADILTPNLTEACILTDTPYSDGRWSIKDIVSIAEKIKEKGPEKIVITGIRQGDFVANLVYEDGNEPRILRSHRVGTERSGTGDVFAAVIAADAVNGVPFPVSVKKASDFVKKCILRSEEMKIPRTDGVCFEELLNKLK, encoded by the coding sequence ATGGAGTCAAAACATAACAATCAAAAAAAAATTGCAGTCATAAATGATATGTCCGGGTTTGGCCGCTGCTCGATTGCAGTGGCTATGCCCATTATTTCGGTTATGAAGATTCAGTGCTGTCCGGTGCCCACGTCTATTTTTTCCAATCATACCGGGTTTCCGGAATATTTTTTTGAAGATTATACGGAAAAAATGCCGGAGTATATCGCCAACTGGAAAAAGCTGGGGCTGGAATTTGAAGGAATTTCTTCTGGATTTCTGGGATCCAAGGCGCAGATCGACATTGTGAGGAAATTTATCCGGGATTTCCGGACGGAGAGGACGACAGTCATCATTGACCCGGTCATGGGGGATTATGGAAAGCCTTATCCCACCTATACCGATGAGATGTGCCAGGAGATGAAGCGCCTGGTGGAATACGCGGATATCCTGACGCCCAATCTGACAGAAGCGTGTATTCTGACGGATACGCCTTATTCTGACGGACGCTGGTCCATTAAGGACATTGTATCCATAGCGGAGAAAATCAAAGAAAAGGGCCCGGAAAAAATTGTGATCACTGGAATCCGCCAGGGGGATTTTGTAGCGAATCTGGTCTATGAGGATGGAAATGAGCCGCGGATATTGAGAAGCCACCGCGTGGGAACAGAGCGTTCCGGAACGGGAGACGTGTTCGCTGCCGTCATAGCCGCTGACGCGGTCAACGGCGTACCGTTTCCGGTATCCGTGAAAAAGGCTTCCGACTTTGTGAAAAAGTGTATCTTACGTTCCGAGGAGATGAAGATTCCCCGGACAGACGGCGTATGCTTTGAGGAGCTTTTGAACAAATTAAAATAA
- a CDS encoding thiamine diphosphokinase, whose amino-acid sequence MKILIVTGGDVDAASAAGFLKTYDFSYVIAVDGGLASADFLGLTPNLIIGDFDTVDGELLEVYKRAGIHLETHRPEKDATDTELAFSYALDLPEAEEIVILGALGRRFDHALGNLHVLLQGLRQQIPCRIIDSHNSISLLNKGKTFRRKELFGTYISLIPMTEQVTGVTLTGFKYPLKNAVLLQGSSLGISNELDAETGTLTFEAGILICVESKD is encoded by the coding sequence ATGAAAATTCTGATTGTAACCGGCGGGGACGTGGATGCTGCGTCTGCCGCCGGATTTTTAAAAACCTATGATTTTTCTTATGTGATCGCCGTGGACGGCGGCCTGGCGTCCGCAGATTTTCTCGGCCTGACGCCGAATCTTATAATCGGGGATTTTGATACGGTAGATGGGGAGCTTCTGGAGGTTTACAAAAGAGCCGGCATCCATTTAGAAACGCACCGGCCGGAAAAGGATGCGACGGATACAGAGCTTGCCTTTTCTTATGCCCTTGATCTGCCGGAGGCGGAAGAAATCGTTATTCTGGGGGCGCTGGGCCGGAGATTCGATCATGCGCTGGGCAATTTGCATGTTCTGCTCCAGGGGCTTCGGCAGCAGATCCCATGCCGGATAATCGACTCTCATAACAGTATCTCTCTGTTAAACAAGGGAAAAACTTTTCGGAGAAAGGAACTCTTTGGAACTTACATTTCCTTAATCCCCATGACAGAACAGGTAACGGGAGTGACCCTCACGGGATTCAAATATCCTCTTAAGAATGCGGTGCTCTTGCAGGGCAGCAGCCTCGGCATAAGCAATGAGCTGGACGCAGAAACGGGAACGCTTACTTTTGAGGCGGGGATTTTAATCTGTGTGGAGTCGAAGGACTGA
- the rsgA gene encoding ribosome small subunit-dependent GTPase A → MTKGKIIKGIAGFYYVHDGHSRVYECKAKGIFRSQGKKPLVGDDVAVDVLNEEEKLGNITEIFPRKNSLIRPASANVDQALVIFAVKEPEPNLNLLDRFLIMMGMQEIPCHICFNKVDLSGGDTAERLAAIYGGAGYPVHSASTYTGEGIEEIQTLLREKTTVMAGPSGVGKSSVMNAVSPEARMETGEVSQKIKRGKHTTRHTELFCVGEGTFLLDTPGFSSLAIEGLECSELRWYYPEMEKLEGSCRFQGCVHGKEPDCAVKRAVEDGTISRERYENYLLLYEELKSKKRY, encoded by the coding sequence ATGACAAAGGGCAAGATCATCAAAGGAATCGCAGGCTTTTACTATGTCCACGACGGACACAGCAGAGTCTATGAATGTAAGGCAAAAGGGATTTTCCGCAGCCAGGGAAAGAAGCCTCTGGTAGGAGACGATGTGGCGGTGGACGTCCTGAATGAGGAAGAAAAGCTGGGGAATATCACGGAGATATTCCCCAGAAAAAACAGCCTGATTCGCCCGGCTTCGGCCAATGTGGATCAGGCCCTTGTGATATTCGCCGTGAAGGAGCCGGAACCGAACTTAAACTTGCTGGACCGGTTTCTGATCATGATGGGAATGCAGGAAATTCCCTGCCACATATGTTTCAACAAAGTGGATCTGTCAGGCGGCGATACGGCGGAGCGCCTGGCCGCCATTTACGGCGGAGCCGGTTATCCGGTCCATTCTGCCAGTACGTATACCGGCGAAGGGATTGAGGAGATTCAGACACTTCTGCGGGAGAAGACGACGGTCATGGCCGGACCTTCCGGGGTGGGGAAATCCTCGGTCATGAACGCCGTGAGCCCCGAGGCCAGAATGGAGACCGGGGAGGTGAGCCAGAAGATCAAAAGAGGGAAGCATACCACCAGGCATACGGAACTTTTCTGCGTGGGGGAAGGGACCTTCCTTCTGGATACGCCGGGATTCAGTTCCCTGGCGATAGAGGGTCTTGAATGTAGCGAGCTGCGCTGGTACTATCCGGAAATGGAAAAGCTGGAAGGAAGCTGCAGATTCCAGGGCTGTGTCCATGGGAAAGAACCGGACTGCGCGGTAAAGAGGGCGGTCGAAGATGGGACCATAAGCAGGGAGCGGTATGAGAATTACCTGCTTCTCTATGAAGAACTGAAATCAAAAAAACGATACTAA
- a CDS encoding ECF transporter S component, with protein sequence MEQTVKAKERKSTALFICMTALATAIICVATMVIQIPIPLGYAHLGDSCILLASVFFGWKTGIFAGGVGSAMADFLTGYSQWVLPTLIIKSVQGFLIAKICRNREGEFKILSVRTALAAAAGILEMALGYVAGGAVLAGSMAAGIASAPGLLLKGVLNIAVFYVVALALEKSGVKKFIPVK encoded by the coding sequence ATGGAACAGACAGTAAAAGCAAAAGAAAGAAAAAGCACCGCTCTTTTTATCTGCATGACGGCCTTAGCTACCGCCATTATCTGTGTAGCTACTATGGTGATCCAGATTCCCATTCCCCTGGGATACGCGCATCTGGGAGACAGCTGTATCCTGCTTGCCTCAGTATTCTTCGGATGGAAGACCGGAATCTTTGCGGGAGGAGTGGGTTCGGCCATGGCAGATTTCCTGACCGGATACAGCCAGTGGGTCCTTCCCACATTGATCATAAAAAGCGTTCAGGGTTTCCTGATCGCGAAAATCTGCAGAAATCGGGAAGGAGAATTCAAGATTCTGTCCGTGCGTACTGCTCTTGCGGCAGCAGCGGGGATTCTTGAGATGGCGCTTGGATATGTGGCAGGCGGGGCCGTCTTGGCAGGAAGCATGGCGGCGGGGATTGCTTCCGCGCCCGGGCTTTTGCTGAAGGGTGTCCTGAATATCGCAGTATTTTATGTAGTCGCCCTGGCTCTGGAAAAATCAGGCGTAAAAAAGTTTATACCTGTAAAATGA
- a CDS encoding exonuclease SbcCD subunit D: MKFIHTGDLHIGKIVNGFSMLEEQKRALDAIFTLAEETCADAVLIAGDIYDRAIPPKEGVSLFDGFLGRCTEAGIPVLGIAGNHDSPERISFAEVPLKRQGIYLEGVLKGSPTAVCFSDEWGTVTVHLLPFAGPAGMKAVFGDGESDAEGFSEGVQNAVKRMQVSDGERHILVTHHFVGDGEWQPEVCDSESRTAVGGADLVDASLFDAFDYTALGHLHRAQKVGERPIYYSGSPVKYSFSEANQRKSVYLVELREKGNLTMERRFLTPIHDMRIIRGPMMELMKPEVYTLPHEVRLPAGHELRDAPGYTLPHREDYICAVLTDEEELLDPAESLRAVYPNLMQLVLEKNLTGEGEGTFSGRTRERKSPEELFAEFFREVTGREADEARLCAMREAIEWAEKEGL, encoded by the coding sequence ATGAAATTCATCCATACAGGAGATCTGCATATAGGAAAGATCGTGAATGGCTTTTCCATGCTGGAGGAACAGAAGCGGGCGCTGGACGCCATATTCACCCTGGCAGAAGAGACTTGTGCGGATGCTGTCCTGATAGCGGGAGATATCTATGACAGGGCGATTCCTCCAAAGGAGGGTGTGTCGCTGTTTGACGGATTCTTAGGCCGGTGTACGGAAGCAGGCATACCGGTCCTTGGCATCGCGGGAAATCATGATTCTCCGGAACGGATCAGCTTTGCGGAGGTTCCTTTAAAGAGACAGGGGATTTATCTGGAGGGAGTCCTTAAAGGGTCCCCGACGGCTGTCTGCTTTTCGGACGAATGGGGAACCGTGACCGTACATCTTCTGCCCTTTGCGGGACCGGCGGGGATGAAAGCGGTATTTGGAGATGGGGAGTCCGATGCGGAGGGATTTTCAGAGGGTGTACAGAATGCGGTAAAAAGAATGCAAGTTTCCGACGGAGAACGCCATATCCTGGTGACGCATCATTTTGTGGGAGACGGAGAATGGCAGCCGGAGGTCTGTGATTCCGAGAGCAGGACCGCTGTGGGAGGCGCGGATTTGGTAGACGCCTCCCTTTTTGACGCTTTCGACTATACGGCCCTGGGACACCTCCATAGGGCCCAAAAAGTCGGGGAGAGACCCATTTATTATTCAGGCTCTCCGGTCAAATATTCTTTTTCCGAAGCGAATCAGAGGAAGAGCGTTTATCTGGTGGAGCTGCGGGAAAAGGGGAATTTAACGATGGAGAGGCGTTTCCTGACGCCGATCCACGACATGCGTATCATACGCGGTCCCATGATGGAGCTGATGAAGCCGGAGGTCTATACCTTGCCGCACGAAGTGCGCCTGCCCGCAGGGCATGAATTAAGGGATGCCCCTGGGTATACCTTGCCGCACCGGGAGGACTATATCTGTGCGGTGCTCACGGACGAAGAAGAGCTTTTAGATCCGGCGGAATCTCTAAGGGCAGTATATCCTAATCTGATGCAGCTGGTCCTGGAAAAGAATTTGACCGGAGAGGGAGAAGGGACTTTTTCCGGCAGGACTCGGGAGAGGAAAAGCCCGGAAGAGCTGTTTGCAGAGTTCTTCCGGGAAGTGACCGGACGTGAGGCTGACGAAGCGAGACTCTGTGCCATGAGAGAAGCGATAGAATGGGCAGAAAAGGAGGGGCTATGA
- the rpe gene encoding ribulose-phosphate 3-epimerase → MLILSPSILAADFTKLGEQIEETVNAGAGYIHLDVMDGMFVPQISFGMPVIETIRKCTDKVFDVHLMIEDPGRYIEAFAKTGADIITVHAEACTHLDRVIQQIKAAGIKAGVALNPATPLSALDYVLDELDMVLIMTVNPGFGGQKLIPYCLEKVHDLRMIMKERGLDIDIQVDGGIKASNAKEVVEAGANVLVGGSAVFSGDITANTKAFMDVFSEFENK, encoded by the coding sequence ATGTTAATTTTATCACCTTCCATCCTGGCTGCGGATTTTACAAAGCTGGGCGAGCAGATTGAGGAAACCGTAAACGCGGGTGCCGGATATATCCATCTGGATGTCATGGACGGCATGTTTGTGCCGCAGATTTCATTTGGGATGCCGGTCATAGAAACCATCCGGAAGTGTACGGATAAGGTATTTGACGTTCATCTGATGATAGAAGACCCCGGACGCTATATTGAGGCGTTTGCAAAGACAGGGGCGGATATCATCACCGTACATGCGGAAGCCTGTACACATTTGGACCGTGTGATCCAGCAGATAAAAGCCGCCGGAATTAAAGCCGGAGTGGCGCTGAATCCTGCTACTCCTCTTTCGGCACTTGATTATGTGCTGGACGAATTGGATATGGTACTGATCATGACTGTGAATCCGGGTTTTGGAGGACAGAAGCTGATTCCCTATTGCCTGGAAAAGGTCCATGATCTTCGGATGATCATGAAGGAGCGGGGACTGGACATCGACATCCAGGTGGACGGAGGCATCAAGGCTTCCAATGCGAAAGAAGTGGTAGAAGCCGGCGCAAATGTCCTTGTGGGAGGCTCCGCGGTGTTTTCTGGGGATATCACGGCCAATACAAAGGCTTTTATGGATGTGTTCTCGGAGTTTGAAAACAAATAA